The Aureispira anguillae genome contains a region encoding:
- a CDS encoding gliding motility-associated C-terminal domain-containing protein has product MNYLMNLCLTALLMSMAVGVQGQCNKNNIKVPPNLEPYNKKNQPRTLTLETRGIKELKLLIYTTNGTKVFESSSALVGASEEKIKLLDTGWDGMQLGENLAAGIYIYSMEAQCLDKSMIRKSGSIILTIDATKPVDQP; this is encoded by the coding sequence ATGAACTATTTAATGAATTTATGTTTGACAGCATTACTGATGAGTATGGCTGTTGGGGTACAGGGACAATGTAATAAAAACAATATTAAAGTACCACCTAATTTAGAACCTTATAATAAAAAGAACCAACCCAGAACATTAACCTTGGAAACAAGAGGTATCAAGGAATTAAAATTATTGATTTATACCACAAACGGTACCAAGGTTTTTGAGTCAAGTTCTGCTTTAGTAGGTGCTTCGGAGGAAAAAATTAAGTTGTTAGACACGGGTTGGGATGGTATGCAATTGGGCGAAAATTTAGCTGCTGGCATTTACATCTATTCTATGGAGGCGCAATGCTTGGACAAAAGCATGATCCGAAAAAGTGGATCAATTATTTTGACAATTGATGCAACAAAGCCAGTGGATCAACCATAG
- a CDS encoding PorP/SprF family type IX secretion system membrane protein, whose protein sequence is MMKNIYLFCLAFLVSQSLYGQDIHWSQFEYAPLNLNAAHTGLFNGDYRLVGNYRSQWFDVPVGYRTVSLTFDAHLLPYQLENDVWGVGLTFNHDQAGDGQLSLLNIMASMAYTKRITKNFFIGAGVQLGYNNRRYNLQKLTFNDQFNGDVYDPNLLSYDQTKFAGKTNISYFDINAGLNFRYQSSQRMWINLGGGVFHLTQPNMSFLGLDGVRLPIRWNAMANASIQVSQRIDIMPSVIFQRQLDYQEIVYGAMLRYHFNVNPGRETSGEIGIMHRWDDAIIARIGFAYQNWHVGLSYDINVSGFEAATRNNGGYELSVVYIWSKVPSLGTVKTCPIF, encoded by the coding sequence ATGATGAAGAACATTTATTTATTTTGTTTGGCATTCTTAGTCAGTCAATCGCTGTATGGGCAGGATATTCATTGGTCTCAATTTGAGTATGCGCCACTTAATCTCAATGCAGCACATACTGGACTGTTTAATGGAGATTATCGATTAGTGGGCAACTATAGAAGCCAGTGGTTTGATGTGCCTGTTGGCTATCGTACGGTTTCGTTAACTTTTGACGCACACTTATTGCCTTATCAGTTAGAAAATGATGTGTGGGGCGTTGGTTTGACCTTTAATCATGATCAAGCTGGAGATGGTCAATTGAGCTTGCTCAACATTATGGCATCAATGGCTTATACCAAGCGCATTACCAAAAACTTTTTTATAGGGGCTGGGGTTCAATTGGGGTACAATAACCGACGTTATAACTTACAAAAATTGACCTTTAACGATCAATTTAATGGAGATGTATATGATCCTAACTTACTTTCTTACGATCAGACAAAATTTGCAGGAAAGACCAATATCAGCTATTTTGACATCAATGCAGGGCTCAATTTTAGGTATCAATCTAGCCAAAGAATGTGGATTAATTTAGGCGGTGGTGTTTTTCATCTAACGCAGCCCAATATGTCCTTTTTGGGACTAGATGGCGTGCGTTTGCCAATTCGTTGGAATGCAATGGCCAATGCTTCTATTCAGGTGTCACAGCGAATTGATATTATGCCAAGTGTTATCTTTCAGCGACAATTAGATTACCAAGAAATTGTTTATGGCGCTATGTTGCGTTATCATTTTAATGTCAATCCAGGGCGTGAAACGTCTGGCGAGATAGGCATTATGCATCGTTGGGATGATGCTATTATTGCTCGCATAGGTTTTGCTTATCAAAATTGGCATGTTGGATTAAGCTACGATATTAACGTGTCAGGTTTTGAGGCAGCTACTAGAAATAATGGTGGTTATGAATTATCAGTGGTTTATATTTGGAGCAAGGTACCTAGTTTGGGAACAGTCAAAACTTGCCCAATTTTTTAG
- a CDS encoding T9SS-dependent choice-of-anchor J family protein, with protein sequence MKYIFSLLLLVSFCCSASSQCTYVIDLQDSFGDGWNGASIDVNINGSLFANYTLPTGSTGQVTFNANNLDIVTFTYNSGSYDNEVTYQISTGGAQVYSDGPSPTIGLAFTHQCGGCDPSGSLTATSVTATSADIGWTAAGGSPTNWIIEYGPTGFALGSGTSVTTATNPHALSGLTPSTTYDYYVYSICSSGDTSLAAGPATFVTQCLAITTFPYWEGFNSSSPTQNCWRVVNQNADADAWDMDYTTNPFEGDECAAIRTDFNNGQNDDYLISPELVLTGGERLRFKHRCNSTNEPNDFRVLVSTTGNDPADFTNVVLVDTSTETSYEEVLVDLYAFTGNAYVAFHIPNGGLDGWIMYIDDVLIEQPTANDAGVTALVQPTIPTTGGFTPVEVEVTNFGISPLNSFTVEWEVAGVAQPSVAYTGTSIAPGDQATMLLANVNLPASSLDMKFWTILPNGQTDEDLSNDTLDLMLCPGLSGTYSVGHPSSDFPTVEEAMDALMSCGVDGPVTMEFQAGTYVGPWSIGKIPGVSATNTVTFDGLNATNTILVHDGLGVDKAATLVLDAAEYFTIKNFTIENTGTNTAYGVLFINNASHNTVENNNITVPVGPSLTNVVAVLASAGYSNSTGIATEGNNSTWNVVKNNDISGGVSAVIFEGGERDSMNVGNQIIGNMIHDAQNYGIYADEQDSFVVNGNKIYNILAGGSDAVMLFDIGNFTILGNEVTALDYGIAVFGGFNDPCRGGLIANNMVESNDEALYLRDVNLIQVSHNTFKGGNRTCFLDNHLNIDFRNNIMETATGTCFFSFDNVSMAAMDYNLYSITGSGDAVRFGTPTYATLANWQTNPAGYGANSVTGNPGFVNGLHVSAALPVDAGDASLLIPILEDFDGETRPMGTAPDIGADEHIVIADDAMAVGLVAPSGCGSTSADVIVEVANLGSNALLSAPITVNVSGAATATFNTTQPLIASATTAQINMGTINTDAGGVFNFEIIVSSSSDMNPSNDTVNVSVTILPSNQAALSMVGDNIVCDSSRAIVAATASYAPATILWYDAPTGGNLVHIGPSFSTGALSATTMYYAEVQGCNSPRAIATVDVDTLGISIDLGADQTVCGGSAATITPTVTVSPATSLTWSNGSQAAFIDVYVGGQYSATVINANGCVGTDTVDITVSPTPNIGHAITNVSCGGLGDGAINLTVTGGSGPYSYLWNTTATTEDLSAIAGGSYTVTVTDSGTTSNCAYVTTFQVTEPTALSTNVNGTGIACNGNDGTVDIAVAGGTPNYTYNWSTSATTQDLTNAPAGTHTVTITDANGCTSTVGATVAGATPIVITVDTIHAEILAIAGGIEITATGGTGNFQYVWNTGATSDDITGLVAGSYDVTVTDITTGCQQVLTGIVVPYKLPDFVNNIPSLDAFKLFPNPTADKVWVNMTLKETTTVQLEIMGVTGKVLQSFAPRETLEQNYEIDLSTYPSGVYLARFVIGNKVMTTKVIVE encoded by the coding sequence ATGAAATACATTTTTAGTTTACTTTTATTGGTGAGTTTTTGTTGCTCGGCCTCTAGTCAGTGTACTTATGTGATTGATCTGCAAGATTCCTTTGGTGATGGATGGAATGGCGCAAGCATAGACGTGAACATCAATGGTTCACTCTTTGCCAATTACACGTTACCGACAGGATCTACTGGTCAAGTTACTTTTAACGCAAATAACCTTGATATTGTTACGTTTACGTACAATTCTGGTTCTTATGATAATGAAGTAACTTATCAAATCTCAACTGGGGGCGCTCAGGTTTATTCTGATGGACCAAGTCCTACTATTGGATTGGCTTTTACACATCAGTGTGGCGGTTGTGATCCTTCTGGGAGTTTGACAGCGACTAGTGTAACAGCAACATCAGCAGACATTGGATGGACAGCTGCTGGCGGTAGCCCTACCAATTGGATTATAGAATATGGGCCAACTGGCTTTGCTCTAGGATCTGGAACATCAGTAACAACGGCAACCAATCCTCATGCCTTATCTGGACTAACTCCAAGTACTACTTATGACTACTATGTTTATAGTATATGTAGTTCTGGAGATACTAGTTTAGCGGCTGGTCCTGCGACTTTTGTTACTCAATGTTTAGCAATTACAACTTTTCCTTATTGGGAAGGATTTAACTCTTCTTCTCCAACCCAAAATTGTTGGAGAGTAGTAAACCAAAATGCAGATGCGGATGCTTGGGATATGGATTATACAACCAATCCATTTGAAGGCGATGAGTGTGCTGCAATTAGAACCGATTTTAATAATGGTCAAAATGATGATTATTTAATTTCTCCAGAATTAGTATTAACTGGAGGAGAACGTTTGAGGTTTAAACATCGCTGTAATTCTACCAATGAACCAAATGATTTTAGAGTTTTGGTCTCAACAACAGGAAATGATCCTGCGGATTTTACAAACGTAGTATTGGTAGATACATCTACAGAAACAAGCTATGAAGAGGTTTTAGTTGATCTATATGCGTTTACTGGAAATGCTTACGTTGCATTTCATATTCCTAATGGCGGCTTAGATGGCTGGATAATGTATATCGATGATGTATTAATTGAGCAGCCTACGGCAAATGACGCTGGTGTAACAGCTTTGGTTCAGCCTACTATTCCTACAACGGGTGGTTTTACACCTGTAGAAGTAGAGGTAACTAACTTTGGTATTTCTCCTTTAAATTCTTTTACGGTAGAATGGGAAGTTGCTGGTGTAGCGCAACCTTCTGTTGCTTATACAGGAACTAGCATTGCTCCTGGTGACCAAGCTACGATGTTGCTAGCGAATGTTAACCTTCCTGCTTCATCATTAGATATGAAATTTTGGACGATACTACCAAACGGACAAACAGACGAGGATTTATCAAATGATACATTAGATTTAATGCTTTGCCCTGGTTTGTCAGGAACCTATAGCGTAGGACACCCTTCTTCTGATTTCCCAACGGTAGAAGAAGCTATGGATGCCTTGATGAGTTGTGGGGTAGATGGTCCTGTTACTATGGAATTCCAAGCAGGGACTTATGTTGGTCCTTGGTCTATTGGTAAAATTCCAGGTGTTAGTGCAACCAATACGGTTACTTTTGATGGTTTGAATGCAACAAATACAATTTTAGTTCATGATGGATTGGGCGTAGATAAAGCGGCAACGTTAGTATTGGATGCTGCAGAATACTTTACCATCAAAAACTTTACCATTGAAAACACAGGTACCAATACTGCTTATGGCGTGTTGTTTATTAATAATGCAAGTCATAATACAGTAGAAAACAACAATATTACCGTTCCTGTTGGACCTAGTTTGACCAATGTAGTTGCTGTTTTGGCTTCTGCGGGATATTCTAACAGTACAGGGATTGCAACAGAAGGAAATAACTCAACTTGGAATGTGGTTAAGAACAACGATATTAGTGGAGGTGTTTCTGCTGTTATTTTTGAAGGGGGAGAGCGTGATTCTATGAATGTTGGAAACCAAATTATTGGAAACATGATTCACGATGCTCAAAACTATGGTATTTATGCCGATGAGCAAGATAGTTTTGTTGTTAATGGCAACAAAATCTACAATATACTAGCAGGTGGTAGTGATGCTGTGATGTTATTTGACATCGGAAACTTTACCATTTTAGGCAATGAAGTTACGGCTTTGGATTATGGTATTGCTGTATTTGGTGGGTTTAATGATCCTTGTAGAGGTGGTTTGATTGCCAACAATATGGTAGAATCAAACGATGAAGCATTATACCTTAGAGATGTGAATTTAATTCAGGTTTCTCACAATACCTTCAAAGGAGGCAATCGTACTTGTTTCTTAGATAATCACTTGAACATTGATTTCCGTAACAACATTATGGAAACTGCTACTGGAACTTGTTTCTTTTCGTTTGACAATGTAAGTATGGCAGCGATGGATTACAACCTTTATTCTATAACAGGTAGTGGTGATGCTGTAAGATTTGGTACACCAACTTATGCTACTTTAGCCAACTGGCAAACCAACCCTGCGGGTTATGGAGCCAACTCTGTAACAGGGAACCCTGGTTTTGTAAACGGTTTGCATGTAAGTGCTGCTCTGCCTGTTGATGCAGGAGATGCTAGTTTGTTAATTCCAATTTTAGAAGATTTTGACGGCGAAACTCGTCCAATGGGTACAGCTCCTGATATTGGAGCAGATGAGCATATTGTAATTGCTGATGATGCAATGGCAGTAGGTTTAGTAGCTCCTAGTGGTTGCGGAAGCACCAGCGCTGATGTAATTGTTGAAGTTGCTAACTTGGGTTCTAATGCATTGCTTAGTGCTCCTATAACAGTGAATGTATCAGGTGCTGCAACAGCTACTTTTAATACAACACAACCATTGATTGCATCTGCAACAACAGCGCAGATCAATATGGGAACCATCAATACAGATGCTGGTGGAGTATTTAACTTTGAGATTATTGTTTCTTCTAGTTCAGATATGAATCCTTCTAATGATACGGTTAATGTTTCTGTAACTATTTTGCCTAGCAACCAAGCTGCTTTGTCAATGGTTGGAGACAATATTGTATGTGATAGTAGTAGAGCGATTGTTGCTGCAACAGCTAGTTATGCACCAGCAACAATTCTTTGGTACGATGCTCCAACAGGAGGTAATTTGGTACACATTGGCCCTTCTTTCAGTACAGGTGCATTGAGTGCAACAACAATGTATTATGCGGAGGTACAAGGTTGTAATTCTCCTAGAGCAATTGCAACAGTAGATGTTGATACTTTAGGTATTAGTATTGATCTAGGAGCAGATCAAACGGTTTGTGGTGGTTCTGCTGCTACAATTACTCCAACAGTAACCGTTTCTCCTGCTACTTCTTTGACTTGGTCAAATGGTTCACAAGCTGCATTTATTGATGTTTATGTAGGCGGACAATATTCTGCAACAGTTATTAATGCCAATGGTTGTGTAGGAACAGATACCGTTGATATTACCGTATCTCCAACACCAAATATTGGACACGCAATTACAAATGTCTCTTGTGGCGGTTTGGGTGATGGTGCGATCAATTTGACCGTAACAGGTGGTTCTGGACCTTACTCTTACCTATGGAATACTACTGCAACAACTGAGGATTTATCAGCGATTGCTGGTGGTTCTTATACGGTAACAGTTACCGATAGTGGTACTACATCTAACTGTGCTTATGTAACGACTTTCCAAGTAACAGAGCCTACTGCTCTTTCTACCAATGTAAATGGAACAGGTATTGCTTGTAATGGTAACGATGGAACAGTTGATATTGCAGTAGCAGGTGGTACGCCTAATTATACCTATAATTGGTCTACTTCAGCAACTACTCAGGATTTGACCAATGCTCCAGCAGGTACTCATACCGTAACAATTACAGATGCGAATGGTTGTACTTCTACAGTAGGGGCAACAGTGGCAGGAGCTACTCCAATTGTAATTACGGTAGATACTATCCATGCTGAGATTTTAGCTATAGCAGGAGGAATTGAAATTACAGCAACAGGCGGAACAGGAAACTTCCAATATGTGTGGAATACTGGAGCAACTTCAGATGACATTACTGGTTTGGTGGCAGGTTCTTATGATGTAACAGTTACGGATATTACAACAGGTTGCCAGCAAGTATTGACTGGAATTGTAGTGCCTTACAAATTGCCTGATTTTGTGAACAATATTCCATCTTTAGATGCATTCAAATTGTTCCCTAATCCAACGGCGGATAAAGTATGGGTAAATATGACCTTAAAAGAAACAACTACTGTTCAATTAGAAATCATGGGAGTGACAGGAAAAGTATTACAATCTTTTGCTCCACGTGAAACTTTAGAACAAAACTATGAGATTGATTTATCAACTTATCCTTCTGGAGTTTATTTAGCTCGATTTGTGATTGGGAATAAGGTGATGACCACAAAGGTTATTGTAGAGTAA